In Streptomyces sp. NBC_00091, the following proteins share a genomic window:
- a CDS encoding immune inhibitor A domain-containing protein → MRRLASAGAAISLAALALLPVPALAATAPPPAPQAEQAASPPLPPLELQRQALRRQALEGIAAGGPGSSAARTAGPLPRTAKIGHQYVELAQQRKDKVFVILAEFGDQADPRFGGAPGPLHNTIGKPAADDNHTLWRKDFDRAFYQRQFFSAEPGSASMRAYYNLQSSGRYDMDGTVSDWVKLPFNEARYGTDNCTEPGQCRTNWDLVRDSTAAWYDSERAKGRTPEQIKAQLAEYDVWDRYDADRDGNFDEPDGYLDHLVVVHAGKDQTWGGGAQGKDAIWAHRWFAYWNQAGSAGPEGNKAGGTPVGDTGIWAGDYLTGGENSGAGLFSHEFGHDLGLPDLYSSDGDNSVNFWSLMSSASYLGKGPNTTGQFPGDLDPWSKLQLGWLDYTEADAGRRTRATLGVSGYNTPDPQALLVHLPPSTTRTDLIDPSEGSRQWWSGTGDFMDNTLTRPLDLTGTTSAALTARLWYDTEQDFDFLTVEASTDGGTTWTALPGTVNGAPIPAKGISGTSPGWTDLTIPLTPYAGHPLHLRLHTTSDSNTHGRGVTLDDIRITAEDGTRELLHDGAEQGDNGWTPLKWSRTEGRTGTEQHPRAYFVENRRHTGYGTLLKSGPYNFGFTGDKVEFFPYQQGVLIWLWDTAYSDNTTKAHPGSGLLLPVDARPDPLRFPDGTLAGARVQTFDAPFSTRPTDRITVHKAGTPLTIPSRPGIPVFDDRHGTYWTPDLPQLGVKVPDTGTRIQIQKESPTGTQTTIQLTPSSP, encoded by the coding sequence TTGCGCAGACTCGCCTCGGCGGGAGCGGCGATATCCCTCGCCGCCCTCGCCCTCCTGCCCGTCCCCGCCCTGGCGGCCACCGCGCCCCCACCCGCCCCGCAGGCCGAACAGGCCGCCTCCCCGCCCCTCCCACCGCTGGAACTCCAGCGTCAGGCCCTGCGCCGCCAGGCCCTGGAGGGCATCGCCGCCGGCGGCCCGGGCTCCTCCGCCGCCCGCACGGCCGGCCCCCTCCCCCGTACGGCGAAGATCGGCCACCAGTACGTCGAGCTGGCGCAGCAGCGCAAGGACAAGGTCTTCGTCATCCTCGCCGAGTTCGGCGACCAGGCCGACCCCCGCTTCGGCGGCGCCCCCGGCCCCCTGCACAACACCATCGGCAAGCCGGCCGCCGACGACAACCACACCCTGTGGCGCAAGGACTTCGACCGGGCCTTCTACCAGCGCCAGTTCTTCTCCGCCGAGCCCGGTTCGGCGTCGATGCGGGCCTACTACAACCTCCAGTCCTCCGGCCGCTACGACATGGACGGCACGGTCTCCGACTGGGTCAAGCTCCCCTTCAACGAGGCCCGTTACGGCACCGACAACTGCACCGAGCCGGGCCAGTGCCGCACCAACTGGGACCTGGTCCGCGATTCCACCGCCGCCTGGTACGACTCCGAGCGCGCGAAGGGCCGTACGCCCGAGCAGATCAAGGCGCAGCTCGCCGAGTACGACGTGTGGGACCGCTACGACGCCGACCGCGACGGGAACTTCGACGAGCCGGACGGCTACCTCGACCACCTGGTCGTCGTCCACGCGGGCAAGGACCAGACCTGGGGCGGCGGCGCCCAGGGCAAGGACGCGATCTGGGCGCACCGCTGGTTCGCGTACTGGAACCAGGCCGGCAGCGCGGGCCCGGAGGGCAACAAGGCGGGCGGCACCCCAGTCGGCGACACCGGCATCTGGGCCGGCGACTACCTGACGGGCGGCGAGAACAGCGGAGCCGGCCTCTTCTCCCACGAGTTCGGCCACGACCTCGGGCTTCCGGACCTCTACAGCTCGGACGGCGACAACAGCGTCAACTTCTGGTCGCTGATGTCATCGGCCTCCTACCTCGGCAAGGGCCCCAACACCACGGGCCAGTTCCCGGGCGACCTCGACCCGTGGAGCAAGCTCCAACTGGGCTGGCTGGACTACACGGAGGCCGACGCCGGCCGCCGCACCCGCGCCACTCTCGGCGTCTCGGGCTACAACACCCCCGACCCCCAGGCCCTCCTGGTCCACCTCCCGCCCTCCACCACCCGCACCGACCTCATCGACCCGTCCGAAGGCTCCCGCCAGTGGTGGAGCGGCACCGGCGACTTCATGGACAACACCCTGACCCGCCCCCTCGACCTGACCGGCACCACATCCGCCGCCCTCACTGCCCGCCTCTGGTACGACACGGAACAGGACTTCGACTTCCTCACGGTCGAAGCCTCCACGGACGGCGGCACCACTTGGACCGCCCTCCCCGGCACGGTGAACGGCGCCCCCATCCCGGCGAAGGGCATCTCGGGCACCTCACCGGGCTGGACCGACCTCACCATCCCCCTCACCCCCTACGCGGGCCATCCCCTCCACCTCCGCCTCCACACCACCTCGGACAGCAACACCCACGGCCGGGGCGTCACGCTCGACGACATCCGCATCACAGCAGAGGACGGGACCCGCGAACTCCTGCACGACGGCGCGGAACAGGGCGACAACGGCTGGACCCCGCTCAAGTGGTCCCGTACGGAAGGCCGTACCGGCACCGAACAGCACCCGCGCGCCTACTTCGTCGAGAACCGCCGCCACACGGGTTACGGCACCCTTCTCAAGTCGGGCCCGTACAACTTCGGCTTCACCGGCGACAAGGTGGAGTTCTTCCCCTACCAGCAGGGCGTCCTGATCTGGCTCTGGGACACCGCGTACAGCGACAACACCACCAAGGCCCACCCGGGCAGTGGCCTGCTCCTGCCGGTCGACGCCCGACCGGACCCCCTGCGCTTCCCGGACGGCACCCTCGCGGGCGCCCGCGTCCAGACCTTCGACGCCCCCTTCTCGACCCGCCCGACGGACCGCATCACCGTCCACAAGGCGGGCACCCCCCTGACCATCCCCTCCCGCCCGGGCATCCCGGTCTTCGACGACCGCCACGGCACCTACTGGACCCCGGACCTCCCCCAACTCGGCGTCAAGGTCCCCGACACCGGCACCCGCATCCAGATCCAAAAGGAATCCCCCACGGGCACCCAAACCACCATCCAACTCACCCCCTCCTCCCCCTGA